The following coding sequences lie in one Candidatus Nitrospira allomarina genomic window:
- a CDS encoding aminotransferase class I/II-fold pyridoxal phosphate-dependent enzyme: MEPFYRIQRLPGYVFSQVQELKLQARKRGEDIIDLGMGNPDQPTPRHIVDKLIETARLGRNHRYSASRGITKLRHAICDWYQRNYEVSLDPETEAIVTLGVKEGLAHLALAMVGPGDVVLAPTPTYPIHMYSVIIAGGEVRGVELGPDSDFFENLKKAFKQTQPAPRALIISFPHNPTTRVVDLEFFKKVVEFALEHQVWVIHDLAYADIVFDGYKAPSLLQIPEAKQIGVEFYSLSKSYNMPGWRVGFCVGNREVIGALTKIKSYLDYGMFQPIQIASIIALNGPQDCVKEIVGRYERRRNALVRGLNRIGWSIDYPRATMFAWAKIPQPYLGMGSLEFSKLLLRDAKVAVSPGIGFGEGGDDYVRFALVENEHRIFQAVRGIRQALKLDGEV; this comes from the coding sequence ATGGAACCTTTTTACCGCATTCAACGTCTGCCAGGATACGTCTTCTCTCAGGTTCAAGAGTTAAAACTCCAAGCCCGGAAGCGGGGAGAAGATATCATTGATTTAGGTATGGGTAATCCTGACCAGCCCACACCCCGTCATATCGTAGACAAATTGATTGAGACCGCGCGACTCGGGCGCAATCATCGCTATTCGGCTTCACGCGGTATTACGAAATTGCGTCATGCGATTTGCGATTGGTATCAACGAAATTACGAGGTCAGTCTCGATCCGGAGACGGAAGCGATTGTGACCCTTGGGGTGAAGGAAGGGTTGGCGCATCTGGCCCTGGCCATGGTGGGACCTGGTGACGTGGTTCTAGCGCCGACCCCCACGTATCCGATTCATATGTACAGTGTGATCATCGCAGGTGGTGAAGTCCGCGGGGTTGAACTCGGGCCGGATTCGGATTTTTTCGAAAATCTGAAAAAGGCCTTCAAGCAGACGCAGCCGGCTCCTCGGGCGTTGATCATCAGTTTTCCTCATAATCCAACCACTCGCGTCGTTGATCTGGAATTTTTTAAAAAGGTGGTGGAGTTTGCTCTGGAACACCAAGTCTGGGTCATTCATGATTTGGCCTATGCCGATATCGTGTTCGATGGTTACAAAGCTCCCAGCCTTCTTCAAATTCCTGAGGCCAAACAAATAGGCGTAGAATTTTACTCCCTCTCGAAGAGCTATAACATGCCGGGGTGGCGGGTTGGATTTTGTGTCGGGAATCGTGAAGTCATTGGTGCGTTGACCAAGATCAAAAGTTATCTGGATTATGGCATGTTCCAGCCTATTCAAATTGCCAGTATTATTGCCCTGAACGGTCCGCAGGATTGCGTAAAGGAAATTGTTGGACGATATGAGCGACGGCGCAATGCTCTGGTCCGCGGTCTCAATCGCATTGGTTGGTCGATCGACTATCCTCGCGCCACCATGTTTGCCTGGGCAAAAATCCCACAACCTTATCTTGGGATGGGATCGTTGGAGTTTTCGAAGTTATTGTTACGAGATGCCAAAGTGGCAGTGTCACCGGGAATAGGATTTGGCGAGGGCGGCGATGATTATGTTCGCTTTGCCTTAGTCGAAAATGAGCACCGGATTTTCCAGGCCGTTCGAGGAATCCGTCAGGCGTTAAAACTGGATGGAGAGGTATAA